Proteins from one Nitrobacteraceae bacterium AZCC 2146 genomic window:
- a CDS encoding type IV secretory pathway TrbD component (product_source=COG5268; cog=COG5268; ko=KO:K20529; pfam=PF05101; superfamily=81333; transmembrane_helix_parts=Outside_1_36,TMhelix_37_59,Inside_60_89) gives MEGSEPILGFSVPVHRALTEPILLGGAPRAVAILNGTLAAALGLGLRLWIAGILLGVIGQAAAVWAAKRDPQFVDVVRRHLRIAGYLGA, from the coding sequence ATGGAAGGGTCCGAACCGATCCTTGGCTTCAGTGTGCCGGTGCATCGCGCCCTGACCGAACCGATCCTGCTTGGCGGCGCGCCACGTGCGGTCGCCATCCTCAACGGCACGCTGGCGGCAGCACTCGGTCTGGGTCTGCGGCTGTGGATCGCTGGAATCCTGTTGGGAGTGATTGGGCAGGCCGCGGCGGTATGGGCAGCGAAGCGCGACCCGCAATTTGTCGACGTGGTGCGCCGGCATCTTCGCATCGCCGGCTATCTGGGAGCGTGA
- a CDS encoding P-type conjugative transfer ATPase TrbB (product_source=TIGR02782; cath_funfam=3.40.50.300; cog=COG4962; ko=KO:K20527; pfam=PF00437; smart=SM00382; superfamily=52540; tigrfam=TIGR02782): protein MAIHHLNQEATSRGARMLRTALGPAIALFLEDPEVVEVMLNPDGRLWIDRLAGGLVDTGERLSPNDGERIVRLVAHHVGAEVHPGSPRVSAELPETGERFEGLLPPVVAAPAFAIRKPAVAVFTLDNYVAAGIMRAGQAETLRTAVADRRNILVAGGTSTGKTTLTNALLAEVAKTTDRVVLIEDTRELQCKAPNLVALRTKDGVASLSDLVRSSLRLRPDRIPIGEVRGAEALDLLKAWGTGHPGGVGTIHAGSALGALRRMEQLIQEAVVTVPRALIAETIQFIAVLAGRGSNRRLAELARVEGLGSDGDYVLHAAGDQP from the coding sequence GTGGCAATTCACCATCTCAATCAAGAGGCGACCTCGCGTGGCGCGCGCATGCTGCGCACCGCACTTGGTCCAGCCATCGCGCTGTTCCTGGAAGACCCTGAGGTCGTCGAGGTCATGCTTAATCCCGACGGTCGGCTCTGGATCGATCGGCTGGCGGGTGGTCTTGTCGATACCGGCGAACGTTTGTCGCCAAACGATGGCGAACGTATCGTGCGCCTCGTCGCGCACCATGTTGGTGCCGAGGTGCACCCAGGTTCGCCGCGTGTTTCCGCCGAGTTGCCCGAAACCGGCGAGCGGTTTGAAGGCTTGCTCCCGCCGGTCGTGGCGGCACCGGCCTTTGCGATCCGCAAGCCTGCGGTCGCGGTCTTCACACTCGATAACTACGTCGCTGCCGGTATCATGCGCGCGGGGCAGGCCGAGACATTGCGCACGGCCGTGGCCGATCGCCGCAATATCCTGGTGGCCGGCGGCACTTCGACCGGCAAGACCACACTCACCAATGCGCTGCTGGCGGAAGTCGCAAAGACCACCGATCGGGTCGTGCTGATCGAGGACACCCGCGAACTCCAATGCAAGGCCCCGAACCTTGTTGCGCTGCGTACCAAGGACGGCGTTGCCTCGCTTTCCGATCTGGTTCGCTCTTCGCTGCGGTTGCGGCCGGATCGCATCCCGATCGGCGAGGTGCGCGGCGCGGAAGCACTCGACCTGCTGAAAGCCTGGGGAACCGGGCATCCGGGTGGCGTTGGCACCATCCATGCGGGCTCTGCACTGGGTGCGCTCCGCAGGATGGAGCAGCTCATTCAGGAAGCCGTCGTCACCGTTCCCCGCGCTCTGATCGCCGAAACCATTCAATTCATCGCCGTACTGGCTGGCCGCGGGTCTAATCGGCGTCTCGCTGAGCTCGCTCGCGTCGAGGGGCTTGGCTCCGATGGCGATTACGTCCTTCACGCTGCCGGAGACCAACCATGA
- a CDS encoding putative transcriptional regulator (product_source=COG3905; cog=COG3905; superfamily=47598), producing MRTKHTFRLPPDLAGQLADYANRKRVPQALVVETALSSYLSPDNSERMEAALGRRLDRLTRQVERLERHLTISNEALALFVRFWLTVTPPLPDTAQPAAQAKGRERYEGFVEALGRRLAKGQSLAQEISQDVIHRDGGSDRTDSSS from the coding sequence ATGCGAACCAAGCATACATTTCGTCTGCCACCGGATCTCGCGGGACAACTCGCCGACTATGCCAACCGCAAGCGCGTGCCGCAGGCGCTCGTCGTCGAAACGGCACTCTCCTCGTACCTGTCGCCGGATAATTCAGAGCGGATGGAGGCGGCACTCGGCCGCAGGCTTGATCGCCTGACGCGACAGGTCGAGCGGTTGGAGCGCCACCTCACGATCTCGAACGAAGCATTAGCCCTCTTCGTGCGTTTCTGGCTCACGGTCACGCCACCGTTGCCGGATACGGCACAGCCAGCGGCCCAGGCCAAAGGCCGCGAGCGCTATGAGGGCTTTGTCGAGGCGCTCGGGCGACGGCTGGCCAAGGGGCAAAGCCTGGCCCAAGAAATATCGCAAGACGTGATTCACAGGGATGGTGGATCAGACCGGACAGATAGTTCCTCCTAG
- a CDS encoding type IV secretory pathway VirB2 component (pilin) (product_source=COG3838; cleavage_site_network=SignalP-TM; cog=COG3838; ko=KO:K20528; pfam=PF04956; superfamily=103473; transmembrane_helix_parts=Inside_1_11,TMhelix_12_31,Outside_32_50,TMhelix_51_70,Inside_71_82,TMhelix_83_105,Outside_106_109), whose amino-acid sequence MTQELRRIHRCVATTAITCAVALSSIPAWAAGSNMPWEQPLNQILQSVEGPVAKILVVIVIIVTGLSLAFGDTSGGFRRLIQIVFGLSIAFAASSFFLSFFSFGGGVLV is encoded by the coding sequence ATGACTCAAGAACTTCGTCGTATCCATCGCTGTGTCGCAACGACGGCAATCACCTGCGCCGTCGCTCTGAGTTCAATTCCTGCCTGGGCGGCGGGCTCGAACATGCCGTGGGAACAGCCGCTAAACCAAATCTTGCAATCGGTCGAAGGGCCCGTCGCCAAGATCCTCGTCGTGATCGTCATTATCGTCACGGGTCTCTCATTGGCCTTTGGCGATACGTCAGGCGGTTTCCGGCGGTTGATCCAGATCGTGTTCGGCCTGTCGATCGCATTCGCGGCGAGCTCCTTCTTCCTGTCGTTCTTCTCCTTCGGTGGCGGAGTGCTGGTGTGA